Proteins encoded together in one Candidatus Methylomirabilota bacterium window:
- a CDS encoding Ldh family oxidoreductase — translation MTERPSTGVRSYAAPQLEAFVARALGAVGLPLSDAAEVARLMVRADLRGADGHGIFRLPQYVRRIRTGAVNVRPRIGVADETEAMALVDGDNGMGHLVMGFATRLAIDKAARQGVSWVGVRRSNHAGPAALYAMMPLERDMIGLYLAVGNANHLPPWGGIELLLSTNPIAVAIPAAEEPPIVLDMATTVAAYGKVKTAAQRGEMMPDGWMIDTQGRPLTDPRRADEGFLLPIGGYKGYGLSLVFGLLAGTLNGAANGRDVVDFNKDDVTATNTGHAIVALDVRRFSPAEAFKRSVDTLIRDIRCSKRLPGVERIRLPGEQSHVTFVERSKDGVPLNPALQTQLHRLAEDLGIAPLSGL, via the coding sequence ATGACGGAGAGACCGTCGACCGGCGTGCGCTCCTACGCGGCCCCCCAGCTCGAAGCCTTCGTCGCCCGCGCCCTGGGGGCCGTCGGCCTGCCGCTGAGCGACGCCGCCGAGGTCGCGCGCCTGATGGTGCGAGCCGACCTGCGCGGCGCCGACGGCCACGGCATCTTCCGCCTTCCTCAGTACGTGCGGCGGATCCGCACCGGAGCCGTGAACGTCCGGCCCCGGATCGGCGTGGCGGACGAGACCGAGGCCATGGCGCTCGTCGACGGGGACAACGGCATGGGCCACCTGGTCATGGGCTTCGCCACCCGCCTGGCCATCGACAAGGCGGCCCGCCAGGGCGTGAGCTGGGTGGGCGTGCGCCGGAGCAACCACGCGGGCCCCGCGGCCCTCTACGCCATGATGCCGCTCGAACGGGACATGATCGGGCTCTACCTGGCGGTCGGCAACGCCAATCACCTGCCGCCCTGGGGCGGGATCGAGCTGCTCCTCAGCACCAACCCGATCGCTGTCGCCATCCCGGCCGCGGAGGAGCCGCCCATCGTGCTCGACATGGCCACGACCGTCGCCGCCTACGGCAAGGTGAAGACGGCGGCCCAGCGGGGGGAGATGATGCCGGACGGTTGGATGATCGACACGCAGGGCCGGCCGCTCACCGATCCCCGCCGGGCCGACGAGGGCTTTCTCCTCCCCATCGGGGGTTACAAGGGCTACGGGCTCTCGCTCGTGTTCGGGCTCCTGGCGGGGACGCTCAACGGGGCGGCCAACGGACGCGACGTCGTCGATTTCAACAAGGACGACGTGACTGCCACCAACACCGGGCACGCCATCGTGGCCCTCGACGTCCGCCGCTTCTCGCCCGCGGAGGCCTTCAAGCGGAGCGTCGACACCCTGATCCGCGACATCCGTTGCTCCAAGCGGCTGCCCGGCGTCGAGCGCATCCGGCTGCCCGGCGAGCAGAGCCACGTCACCTTCGTCGAGCGCTCGAAGGACGGCGTCCCCCTCAACCCGGCCCTCCAGACCCAGCTTCACCGGCTGGCCGAGGATCTCGGCATCGCTCCGCTGAGTGGGCTCTAG
- a CDS encoding thioredoxin domain-containing protein produces the protein MTRPLRARLQRRFRVISGVWVFVIVVGMGLPVSAQTATTSEPLAVVNGEAITVEEVENALGAPLRRLERQIYDMKRQKLEALIGERLLAREAAKRGISVQALLDAEVTAKAGLVSEQEVETFFQANKARLKGEEADVRKRIAAHLQQQKLAVRRETFLQSLRSQARVVVHLQAPSIFRPEVAVGGAPFRGPAAAPVTIVEFSDFHCPFCKQVLGTLTQLLSRYGDRVRLVFRNFPIDGLHPQARKAAEAARCAHDQGKFWEYHDVLFANAPQASPEKLKAYAAQVGLDLPSFERCLSSGTPEAAVQKDVDEGIRLGVTGTPAFFVNGHLLSGAQPLESFVRVIEGELAHAR, from the coding sequence ATGACGAGACCCCTCCGGGCCCGGCTCCAGCGAAGATTCAGGGTCATCTCCGGCGTGTGGGTGTTCGTCATCGTCGTGGGCATGGGCCTGCCAGTTTCGGCCCAGACCGCTACGACGAGCGAGCCGCTCGCTGTGGTGAACGGAGAGGCGATCACGGTCGAGGAGGTTGAAAACGCTCTCGGCGCGCCGCTTCGCCGGCTCGAAAGGCAGATCTACGACATGAAGCGGCAGAAGCTCGAGGCGCTCATCGGCGAGCGGCTCCTCGCGCGGGAAGCGGCGAAGCGGGGCATCTCCGTCCAGGCGCTGCTCGATGCGGAGGTCACGGCAAAGGCTGGACTGGTGAGCGAGCAGGAGGTCGAGACCTTCTTTCAGGCCAACAAGGCCCGACTCAAGGGCGAGGAGGCCGACGTCCGAAAGCGGATCGCGGCGCACCTCCAGCAGCAGAAGCTGGCGGTCCGTCGGGAGACCTTCCTGCAGTCCCTTCGCTCGCAGGCCAGGGTGGTGGTCCATCTCCAGGCGCCGTCCATCTTCCGGCCCGAGGTCGCTGTCGGCGGCGCTCCGTTTCGGGGTCCAGCGGCGGCGCCGGTGACGATCGTCGAGTTCTCGGACTTCCACTGCCCCTTCTGCAAGCAGGTCCTCGGCACGCTTACCCAGCTCCTGTCGCGATACGGCGACCGGGTGAGGCTCGTCTTCCGGAACTTCCCGATTGATGGCCTCCATCCCCAGGCCCGAAAGGCAGCCGAGGCGGCGCGGTGCGCCCACGACCAGGGGAAATTCTGGGAGTATCACGACGTCCTCTTCGCCAATGCGCCCCAGGCCAGTCCGGAGAAGCTCAAGGCGTACGCCGCGCAGGTGGGGCTGGACCTCCCGAGCTTCGAGCGCTGCCTCTCGAGCGGGACGCCCGAGGCCGCGGTGCAGAAGGACGTAGACGAGGGGATCCGCCTCGGGGTGACCGGCACGCCGGCCTTCTTCGTCAACGGCCATCTGCTCTCAGGGGCCCAGCCTCTGGAGAGCTTCGTGCGGGTGATCGAGGGAGAGCTCGCGCACGCGCGATGA